A section of the Mycolicibacterium anyangense genome encodes:
- a CDS encoding RidA family protein has protein sequence MTDSECRRPSGSGIQAFTFTPAQGVPPAVAPFSHATAAGQTLYVTGQMPTDTTGAVVGSDVATQTDQVLKNLLRVTELCGGGIDDVVSVRAFLTDWSDYAAFNAAYAPWFPDRLPSRTCVGSTGLAVGALVEIDWVCWRAAGWA, from the coding sequence ATGACAGATTCCGAATGTCGCCGGCCCAGTGGCTCCGGCATCCAAGCGTTCACCTTCACCCCGGCACAGGGTGTGCCGCCCGCGGTGGCCCCGTTCTCGCACGCGACCGCCGCCGGGCAGACGCTCTATGTCACCGGGCAGATGCCCACCGACACCACCGGCGCAGTAGTGGGCTCCGATGTCGCCACCCAAACCGACCAGGTGCTGAAAAACCTGCTGCGGGTCACCGAACTGTGTGGTGGGGGCATCGACGACGTGGTGTCGGTGCGGGCGTTTCTGACCGACTGGTCGGACTACGCGGCCTTCAACGCCGCGTACGCGCCGTGGTTTCCCGACCGGCTACCGAGCCGAACCTGCGTCGGCTCGACAGGACTTGCCGTGGGTGCGCTGGTCGAGATCGATTGGGTGTGCTGGCGAGCCGCCGGCTGGGCGTGA
- a CDS encoding DUF2784 domain-containing protein, protein MTAFYTLVVWLVVVAHFAFLIYLPSGGFLALRWRRSIWLHIPVVLWGIGSVALHFWCPLTALEQWARPRAGMSPLGSEGFIDHYITGVMYPSGGTGYAQAAAFTAVLASWVAYAVTARRSRPAGGSPAHPIDLDQRTHGKSCRADAGSAR, encoded by the coding sequence ATGACGGCGTTCTACACCCTGGTGGTCTGGCTGGTGGTCGTCGCCCATTTCGCGTTCCTGATCTATCTGCCCAGTGGCGGTTTCCTGGCCCTGCGCTGGCGCCGCTCCATCTGGCTGCACATCCCGGTGGTGTTGTGGGGGATCGGCAGTGTCGCCCTGCATTTCTGGTGTCCGCTGACCGCGCTCGAGCAATGGGCCCGTCCACGGGCGGGCATGTCACCGCTGGGCTCGGAAGGCTTCATCGACCACTACATCACCGGGGTGATGTACCCCTCCGGTGGCACGGGTTACGCCCAGGCGGCGGCGTTCACCGCGGTGCTGGCGTCCTGGGTCGCCTACGCCGTCACGGCGCGACGGTCACGCCCAGCCGGCGGCTCGCCAGCACACCCAATCGATCTCGACCAGCGCACCCACGGCAAGTCCTGTCGAGCCGACGCAGGTTCGGCTCGGTAG
- a CDS encoding type 1 glutamine amidotransferase — translation MPRKVLFIYNDPNAPEAQLGETFTELGFDVDTFEVVAPHQAADPAVEVSFPDPTRYDVIVPLGSRWAVYDDRLPWVQTEIDTVRRAVDAGVGVLGVCFGGQLVAAALGGSVTRSDSPEVGWHHVHSSDHDLVPEGWWFQWHFDRFTPPPDAVEIARTDRASQAFVKGRAMGLQFHPELDHGLLELWIADDYHGTRDVERLGLSHDDLRAHTTTHVDDAARRLRRLVRGFLDNVADAKPAPVAR, via the coding sequence GTGCCGCGCAAGGTCCTCTTCATCTACAACGATCCGAACGCCCCCGAGGCACAACTCGGCGAGACGTTCACCGAACTCGGTTTCGACGTCGACACCTTCGAGGTGGTGGCCCCGCATCAGGCGGCCGATCCCGCCGTCGAGGTCAGCTTCCCCGACCCGACCCGCTACGACGTGATCGTGCCGCTCGGGTCGCGGTGGGCGGTGTACGACGACCGGCTGCCCTGGGTTCAGACCGAGATCGACACGGTGCGCCGCGCGGTGGACGCCGGCGTGGGTGTGTTGGGGGTCTGCTTCGGCGGGCAGCTGGTGGCCGCCGCACTCGGCGGTTCGGTGACGCGGTCGGACTCCCCCGAGGTCGGCTGGCATCACGTACACAGCAGCGACCACGACCTGGTGCCCGAAGGCTGGTGGTTCCAGTGGCACTTCGACCGATTCACCCCACCGCCGGACGCCGTGGAGATCGCCAGGACCGATCGGGCATCCCAAGCGTTCGTCAAGGGCCGGGCCATGGGCCTGCAGTTCCACCCGGAACTCGACCACGGCCTGCTCGAACTGTGGATCGCCGACGACTATCACGGCACTCGCGATGTCGAGCGGCTCGGCCTGAGCCACGACGACCTGCGCGCCCACACCACCACCCACGTCGACGACGCCGCCCGCCGGCTGCGCCGGCTGGTCCGGGGGTTCCTCGACAACGTCGCCGACGCGAAGCCGGCCCCGGTGGCACGGTGA
- a CDS encoding hydrogenase maturation protease, translating into MRVVIGLGNAHRRDDGVGLAVAAEVGRQCPGVPVVHCAVEPAALIDAWDGADVAVIVDAAVGQDAIAGRVRRGGIGDLASPGVLSSHDLDLAATYRLAAALGRAPGRVVVVSVDVADVGYGSGLSAVVAQAVPATVALVCAELDATS; encoded by the coding sequence GTGAGGGTGGTGATCGGTCTGGGCAACGCACACCGTCGCGATGACGGGGTGGGTCTGGCCGTGGCCGCCGAGGTCGGCCGGCAGTGTCCTGGGGTGCCGGTGGTGCACTGCGCGGTGGAACCGGCCGCGCTCATCGACGCCTGGGACGGGGCCGATGTGGCGGTGATCGTCGACGCCGCGGTGGGGCAGGACGCGATAGCGGGCCGAGTGCGGCGCGGCGGTATCGGGGATCTCGCGTCACCCGGTGTGCTCAGCTCCCACGACCTCGACCTGGCCGCCACCTACCGGTTGGCCGCAGCATTGGGCCGCGCCCCCGGCCGGGTGGTGGTCGTCAGTGTCGACGTGGCCGACGTCGGATACGGCAGCGGATTGAGTGCTGTTGTGGCTCAGGCGGTTCCGGCTACGGTTGCGCTGGTGTGCGCGGAGCTGGACGCGACGAGCTGA
- a CDS encoding Ni/Fe hydrogenase subunit alpha yields MTDSRTIRVGALTRVEGEGALHVELRDGIPERVELNIYEPPRFFEAFLRGRAHTEPPDLTARICGICPVAYQISACNALEDACGVLIDPQLVALRRLLYCGEWIHSHALHMYLLHAPDFLGEPDVIAVARNHRAAVERGLALKKAGNQLMELIGGRAIHPINVRLGGFYSVPTAADLVPMAELLRRALDDALATVSWVAGFDFPDLTVEHELLALTGPRYAIEDGLIARSAGEPFEVAEFSDHVRETQVPHSTALHATLDGARHLTGPLARYSLNSRLLSPVARQAASAAGLGDECRNPFRSIVVRAVETVYAVEEALRIIADYEPPARPFVDVPARPGIGHGVSEAPRGLLYHRYEIGADGLIRAAVIVPPTAQNQAAIEDDLTRVVLAGSDLDDAALTTLCERAIRNYDPCISCATHFLTLRVDRR; encoded by the coding sequence ATGACTGATTCCCGGACCATCCGGGTCGGTGCGCTGACCCGGGTCGAGGGCGAAGGCGCCCTGCACGTCGAGTTGCGCGACGGGATTCCCGAGCGCGTCGAACTCAACATCTATGAGCCGCCGCGGTTCTTCGAGGCCTTTCTCCGTGGCCGGGCCCACACCGAACCACCCGACCTGACCGCCCGGATCTGCGGGATCTGCCCGGTGGCCTACCAGATCAGCGCGTGCAACGCCTTGGAGGACGCGTGTGGGGTCCTGATCGATCCGCAGCTGGTCGCGTTGCGGCGGCTGTTGTACTGCGGCGAGTGGATCCACAGCCATGCCCTGCACATGTACCTGCTGCACGCACCGGACTTCCTCGGCGAGCCCGACGTCATCGCCGTGGCCAGGAACCACCGGGCGGCCGTCGAGCGGGGTCTGGCGCTCAAGAAGGCCGGCAACCAACTGATGGAACTCATCGGCGGCCGTGCCATCCACCCGATCAATGTGCGGCTCGGCGGTTTCTACTCGGTGCCCACCGCCGCCGATCTGGTTCCGATGGCCGAGCTCCTGCGCCGGGCACTCGACGATGCACTGGCCACCGTGAGCTGGGTGGCCGGCTTCGACTTCCCGGATCTGACCGTCGAACACGAACTCCTGGCGTTGACCGGGCCGCGCTACGCGATCGAGGACGGGCTGATCGCCCGCAGCGCCGGTGAGCCCTTCGAGGTCGCCGAGTTCAGCGACCACGTCCGGGAAACCCAGGTGCCGCACTCGACCGCGCTGCACGCCACCCTGGACGGTGCCCGGCACCTCACCGGGCCGCTTGCCCGCTACTCACTGAACTCCCGGTTGCTCTCCCCGGTTGCCCGCCAGGCGGCGAGTGCGGCGGGGTTGGGCGATGAGTGCCGGAACCCGTTCCGCAGCATCGTCGTTCGGGCGGTCGAGACGGTCTACGCCGTCGAGGAGGCGTTGCGTATCATCGCCGACTACGAACCGCCGGCGCGCCCGTTCGTCGATGTCCCGGCTCGGCCGGGTATCGGTCACGGAGTCAGTGAGGCACCGCGTGGTCTGCTCTACCACCGCTACGAGATCGGTGCGGACGGGCTCATTCGAGCGGCGGTGATCGTGCCGCCCACCGCGCAGAACCAGGCGGCGATCGAGGACGACCTCACCCGGGTGGTGCTGGCTGGGTCCGACCTCGACGACGCCGCGCTGACGACGTTGTGCGAGCGGGCTATTCGCAATTACGACCCGTGCATCTCATGCGCGACGCATTTCCTCACCCTGCGGGTCGACCGCCGGTGA
- a CDS encoding NADH-quinone oxidoreductase subunit B family protein — translation MPSLAVWKFASCDGCQLTLLDCEDELLTLAEQVQIATFAEASSAIVAGPYDVSLVEGSVTTESDERRIREIREQSGILVAIGACATAGGIQALRNFADVTEFTSVVYARPDYISTLATSTPASAHVTVDYEMRGCPIDRRQLLDSLAALLVGRKPRLPASTVCTECKRAGVTCVTVAEGIACLGPVTHAGCGALCPRHHRGCYGCFGPMATPNLPALIPLLHRDGMSGPEVDRVFATFNAAGFDAERHRHD, via the coding sequence ATGCCCAGTCTTGCGGTGTGGAAGTTCGCCTCGTGCGACGGATGTCAGCTGACGTTGCTCGACTGCGAGGACGAGCTGCTGACGTTGGCCGAGCAGGTGCAGATCGCGACGTTCGCCGAGGCCTCGAGTGCGATCGTCGCCGGCCCGTATGACGTGTCCCTGGTCGAAGGGTCGGTCACCACCGAATCCGATGAGCGCAGGATCCGCGAAATCCGGGAACAGTCAGGCATTCTCGTGGCGATCGGGGCCTGCGCCACGGCCGGCGGTATCCAGGCGTTGCGCAATTTCGCCGACGTCACCGAGTTCACCTCCGTGGTCTACGCCCGGCCCGACTACATCAGCACCCTGGCCACCTCGACCCCAGCCTCGGCGCACGTCACCGTGGACTACGAGATGCGCGGCTGTCCGATCGACCGCCGCCAGCTGCTCGACAGCCTGGCGGCGCTGCTGGTGGGACGCAAGCCCCGGTTGCCCGCCTCGACGGTCTGCACCGAGTGCAAACGCGCCGGGGTGACGTGTGTGACGGTGGCCGAGGGCATCGCCTGCCTGGGCCCGGTCACCCATGCCGGCTGCGGGGCACTGTGCCCGCGCCACCACCGGGGCTGCTACGGCTGTTTCGGACCGATGGCCACTCCGAACCTGCCGGCGCTCATCCCGCTGCTGCACCGCGACGGCATGTCGGGTCCGGAGGTGGACCGGGTGTTCGCGACGTTCAACGCCGCCGGATTCGATGCGGAGCGCCACCGCCATGACTGA
- a CDS encoding FAD/NAD(P)-binding protein produces the protein MAPTPYRVRSKVIENADSVTLCLEPVATELSAPRPGEFMMLYAFGVGEVAISVSGDPSVSDGTITHTIRSVGAVSAALCAAEPGSTLGARGPFGTSWGVDDAVGRDLVIVAGGVGLAPLRPVVLGALAHRDRYGRVILIAGARARKDFLYAAELERWQQDSRLEVHLTVDVPIQGWPGETGFVTEPLRRLSLQADRVTAFLCGPEPMMRFGALALLDKGVADTAIRVSLERNMQCGIGWCGHCQLGPLLVCRDGPVVGYDVARPLLDVREL, from the coding sequence ATGGCGCCGACGCCCTACCGGGTGCGCTCGAAGGTGATCGAGAACGCCGACTCGGTGACGCTGTGCCTGGAGCCGGTGGCCACCGAACTGTCGGCACCGCGGCCGGGGGAGTTCATGATGCTCTACGCCTTCGGGGTTGGTGAGGTGGCCATCTCGGTCAGCGGCGACCCGTCAGTGTCGGACGGCACCATCACCCACACCATCCGCTCGGTCGGCGCGGTCAGCGCCGCACTGTGTGCCGCCGAACCGGGCAGCACACTGGGGGCGCGCGGTCCGTTCGGCACCAGCTGGGGTGTGGACGACGCGGTGGGGCGCGACCTGGTGATCGTCGCCGGTGGGGTGGGCCTGGCCCCGCTGCGCCCGGTGGTTCTCGGCGCGCTGGCGCACCGTGACCGCTACGGCCGGGTCATCCTGATCGCCGGTGCGCGGGCCCGCAAGGACTTCCTCTACGCCGCGGAACTGGAACGCTGGCAACAGGATTCGCGACTCGAGGTGCATCTGACCGTCGATGTGCCGATCCAGGGCTGGCCGGGTGAGACGGGTTTCGTCACCGAACCGCTGCGGCGGCTCTCGCTGCAGGCCGACCGGGTGACGGCATTTCTGTGCGGTCCGGAACCGATGATGCGGTTCGGTGCCCTGGCGTTGCTCGACAAGGGGGTGGCGGACACCGCTATCCGGGTGTCGCTGGAACGCAACATGCAGTGCGGTATCGGGTGGTGCGGCCACTGCCAGCTGGGCCCGCTGCTGGTGTGCCGCGACGGACCGGTGGTCGGCTACGACGTGGCTCGCCCACTGCTGGACGTGCGGGAGCTCTGA
- a CDS encoding 4Fe-4S dicluster domain-containing protein gives MATSDAVVLDGTGLHRLVEELGRRGYTVVGPTLRDNAIVLAELTSADDLPRGWGVDVAPGSYQLRRRDDSAVFGHSSGPQSWKQFLHRPRQKLWGCGADGVDAADGPEPRYALVGVHGCDLAGIGVLDRVLSGGAHPDGSYVGRRAPAFVIAVNCTEPGRLCFCASMDTGPACRSGYDLALTERLDGQEPSYLVETGSAAGADILAAVPHRAAGPAETESAAAQVAAAAHAMGRHMPETDLRRLLIEARESPHWEDVASRCLTCGNCTMVCPTCFCTSTTEVTDLTGEHAERWMEWASCFELDFTLVHEGPVRQSGPSRYRHWLTHKLSSWHDQFGSSGCVGCGRCIAWCPTGIDITEEMATFARLAGDPGDQG, from the coding sequence ATGGCGACCAGCGATGCCGTCGTTCTCGACGGCACGGGTTTGCACCGGCTCGTCGAGGAGCTAGGCCGGCGTGGCTACACGGTGGTGGGTCCCACGCTGCGCGACAACGCGATCGTGCTCGCCGAACTGACCAGTGCCGACGATCTGCCTCGGGGCTGGGGCGTCGACGTCGCACCGGGCAGTTATCAGCTGCGCCGCCGCGATGATTCCGCCGTGTTCGGCCATTCCAGCGGCCCGCAGTCCTGGAAGCAGTTCCTGCACCGGCCGCGCCAGAAGCTGTGGGGATGCGGCGCCGACGGTGTCGATGCCGCCGACGGGCCCGAACCCCGGTATGCCTTGGTCGGGGTGCACGGCTGCGATCTGGCCGGCATCGGCGTGCTCGACCGGGTGCTCTCCGGTGGCGCCCACCCCGACGGGTCCTATGTCGGCAGACGCGCACCGGCTTTCGTGATCGCGGTCAACTGCACCGAACCCGGCCGGTTGTGCTTCTGCGCCTCGATGGACACCGGGCCGGCCTGCCGGTCCGGCTACGACCTTGCTCTGACCGAACGGCTCGACGGCCAGGAGCCCAGCTACCTGGTCGAAACCGGCAGCGCGGCGGGCGCCGACATCCTGGCCGCCGTGCCGCACCGGGCCGCCGGGCCCGCCGAGACCGAGTCGGCCGCCGCGCAGGTCGCCGCCGCCGCGCACGCGATGGGCCGCCACATGCCGGAGACCGATCTGCGCCGGCTGCTCATCGAGGCCCGCGAATCCCCGCACTGGGAGGACGTCGCGAGTCGTTGTCTGACCTGTGGCAACTGCACCATGGTGTGCCCAACCTGCTTCTGTACCAGCACAACTGAGGTCACCGACCTCACCGGCGAGCATGCCGAGCGGTGGATGGAGTGGGCGTCCTGCTTCGAACTCGACTTCACCCTCGTCCACGAGGGCCCGGTCCGCCAATCCGGACCGTCGCGCTACCGGCACTGGCTCACCCACAAACTGTCCAGTTGGCATGACCAGTTCGGCAGCTCCGGCTGCGTCGGGTGCGGGCGCTGTATCGCCTGGTGTCCCACCGGAATCGACATCACCGAGGAGATGGCGACCTTCGCCCGGCTGGCCGGGGATCCGGGGGATCAGGGGTGA
- a CDS encoding pyruvate kinase, with amino-acid sequence MSADADHLDGLQHDVDELLGTLSDAQARWQPWTDPVAPENRCSAINLVHYWALRQYDLRDLQGRLATLGLSSLGRSEGHVQATLASVSAAIAAIRGQGWQPPTEATVTPEQGTELLNRNADALLGPAAEDRAARIMVTLPSEAATDIGLVSALIGSGMRIARINCAHDDADAWKAMAANVRAAAARAGLSCLIAMDLAGPKLRTGPLQDGPQVVRLHPSRNVRGQVVAAARGWLTSGQRPARAPEPGLTTVPVDPGWLSRRTEGEELLLHDSRGSKRRLLVGATLPGGVVVTTEKTTYLETGTVLTASDPARDTTVVGALPVVDEAIKLAAGDVLRLTRDCTPVPADEDPPRIGCTLPELFDSVETGERIFFDDGKIGGQVVGIHPDWADIRIDHPARGTVKLHAGRGINVPDTDLTVSALTDKDLADLSTVVAIADVVQFSFVREPADVIRLFEELTRLGDTDLGVVLKIETRLAFEHLPQLMLTAMRRPNVGVMIARGDLAVECGYERMAEVQEETLCLCEAAHLPVIWATQVLEQLAKTGLPSRAEISDAAMAERAECVMLNKGPYITDAVVALDDILGRMAGHEYKKSSLLRPLRSWAASTP; translated from the coding sequence ATGTCTGCCGATGCGGATCACCTGGACGGCCTGCAGCACGATGTCGACGAGCTGCTGGGAACCTTGTCGGACGCCCAGGCCCGATGGCAACCCTGGACCGACCCGGTCGCACCCGAAAATCGCTGCAGCGCAATCAACCTCGTGCATTACTGGGCGCTGCGCCAGTACGATCTGCGGGATCTTCAGGGCCGGCTGGCCACCTTGGGATTGTCCTCGCTCGGACGCAGCGAAGGCCATGTCCAGGCCACGTTGGCTTCGGTGTCGGCGGCCATCGCGGCCATCCGCGGCCAGGGCTGGCAGCCGCCGACCGAGGCCACCGTCACCCCGGAGCAGGGAACGGAGCTACTCAACCGCAACGCCGATGCGCTGCTGGGGCCCGCCGCCGAGGACCGGGCCGCCCGGATCATGGTCACCCTGCCCTCGGAAGCCGCCACCGATATCGGATTGGTGAGCGCCCTGATCGGCTCCGGCATGCGGATCGCCCGGATCAACTGCGCCCACGACGACGCCGACGCCTGGAAAGCCATGGCCGCCAACGTCCGAGCCGCCGCCGCCCGGGCCGGCCTGTCGTGTCTGATTGCGATGGACCTGGCCGGGCCCAAGCTGCGGACCGGCCCGCTGCAGGACGGCCCGCAGGTGGTCCGACTGCATCCGAGCCGCAATGTGCGCGGCCAGGTGGTGGCCGCCGCACGGGGCTGGCTGACCTCCGGCCAGCGCCCCGCCCGCGCCCCCGAACCGGGCCTGACCACGGTGCCGGTGGATCCCGGGTGGCTGAGCCGGCGGACCGAAGGTGAGGAGCTGCTGCTGCACGACAGCCGCGGCTCCAAACGACGGCTGCTGGTGGGAGCGACGCTCCCCGGCGGCGTGGTGGTCACCACCGAGAAGACCACCTACCTGGAGACCGGCACCGTACTGACGGCGTCGGATCCCGCCCGCGACACCACCGTGGTGGGGGCGCTCCCGGTGGTCGACGAGGCCATCAAACTCGCCGCCGGCGACGTGCTGCGGCTGACCCGCGACTGCACGCCGGTCCCCGCCGACGAAGACCCGCCCCGGATCGGGTGCACGCTGCCCGAGCTATTCGACAGCGTGGAGACCGGTGAGCGAATCTTCTTCGACGACGGCAAGATCGGCGGCCAGGTCGTCGGCATCCACCCGGACTGGGCCGACATCCGGATCGACCATCCCGCGCGCGGAACGGTGAAGCTGCACGCCGGGCGCGGTATCAACGTCCCCGACACCGACCTGACCGTGTCGGCACTGACCGACAAGGACCTCGCCGACCTGTCGACGGTGGTCGCCATCGCTGACGTCGTGCAGTTCTCGTTCGTCCGCGAGCCAGCTGACGTGATTCGCCTCTTCGAGGAACTGACCCGACTCGGTGACACCGATCTCGGGGTGGTGCTCAAGATCGAGACCCGGCTGGCCTTCGAGCATCTGCCCCAGTTGATGCTCACCGCCATGCGCCGCCCGAACGTCGGGGTGATGATCGCGCGCGGTGATCTGGCCGTCGAATGCGGCTACGAGCGGATGGCGGAGGTCCAGGAGGAGACGCTGTGCCTGTGCGAGGCGGCTCATCTACCGGTGATCTGGGCGACGCAGGTGCTCGAGCAGCTGGCCAAGACCGGCCTGCCGTCCCGGGCCGAAATCAGTGACGCCGCAATGGCCGAGCGCGCTGAATGCGTGATGTTGAACAAGGGGCCCTACATCACCGACGCGGTGGTCGCCCTCGACGACATCCTGGGCCGGATGGCCGGCCACGAATACAAGAAGAGTTCACTGCTGCGGCCGCTGCGCTCGTGGGCGGCCAGCACGCCGTAG
- a CDS encoding TIGR01777 family oxidoreductase produces the protein MGIEYASIVDHPLDEVFAWHTRPGAMRRLVPPWQPMRVVAETSSLADGVAILGLPAGLRWIARHDPAGYDPPHQFVDVLSSDGLMTLPPRVIGWWRHTHRYSDAGNGTTRVHDIVDTTVPGAALRSTFAYRHRQLADDLAAHRDAAAAGAGSLVVAMTGSSGLVGTALAAMLSTGGHRVIRLVRRNPAGIDERRWEPTDPAPDLLDGVDAVVHLAGESIAGRFTESHRRAIRDSRIEPTRTLAELAAGSGSGVRAFISASAIGIYGYDRGDAVLSEDSDRGDGFLADVVADWEAATAPAADAGLRTVLVRTGIVQAAAGGTLRLMRPLFAAGLGGRLGSGRQWLSWIGLDDLLDVYYRALWDERLSGPVNAVGPDPVRNSDYTAALGATLHRPALLPVPSIGPRLLLGEQGARELAEADQRVLPAKLQTLGHRFRHRTVDDALAHQLGHDPAPGVL, from the coding sequence GTGGGTATCGAATACGCCAGCATCGTCGACCATCCGCTCGACGAGGTGTTCGCCTGGCACACCAGGCCCGGAGCGATGCGCAGACTGGTGCCGCCCTGGCAGCCGATGCGGGTGGTCGCCGAGACGAGTTCGCTGGCCGACGGTGTGGCGATCCTCGGTCTGCCCGCTGGGCTGCGCTGGATAGCCCGCCACGATCCGGCCGGCTATGACCCGCCCCACCAGTTCGTCGACGTGCTGTCCTCAGACGGTCTGATGACGCTGCCGCCGCGGGTCATCGGCTGGTGGCGGCACACCCACCGGTACAGCGACGCCGGCAATGGCACCACCCGCGTGCACGACATCGTCGACACCACGGTCCCCGGTGCGGCGCTGCGCTCGACGTTCGCCTACCGGCACCGGCAACTCGCCGACGACCTCGCCGCACACCGCGACGCGGCGGCCGCTGGTGCGGGCAGCCTGGTCGTCGCGATGACCGGATCGTCGGGTCTGGTCGGCACGGCGCTGGCGGCGATGCTGTCGACCGGCGGCCATCGGGTGATCCGGCTGGTGCGGCGCAATCCGGCCGGCATCGACGAACGTCGTTGGGAGCCAACCGATCCCGCGCCCGACCTGCTCGACGGTGTGGATGCCGTCGTGCATCTGGCCGGCGAGTCGATCGCCGGACGGTTCACTGAGTCGCATCGTCGGGCCATCCGGGACTCCCGCATCGAACCCACCCGCACGCTCGCCGAGCTGGCCGCCGGATCGGGCTCAGGGGTGCGCGCGTTCATCAGTGCGTCGGCGATCGGCATCTACGGCTATGACCGCGGAGACGCTGTGCTGAGCGAGGACAGCGACCGCGGCGACGGGTTCCTGGCCGACGTGGTCGCCGACTGGGAGGCCGCCACCGCCCCTGCCGCCGACGCCGGCCTGCGGACGGTACTGGTACGCACCGGAATCGTGCAGGCCGCCGCCGGCGGCACACTGCGCCTGATGCGCCCGCTGTTCGCCGCCGGACTGGGCGGGCGGCTGGGCAGCGGCAGGCAGTGGCTGTCCTGGATCGGCCTCGACGATCTGCTCGACGTGTACTACCGCGCGCTCTGGGACGAGCGGTTGTCCGGTCCGGTCAACGCCGTCGGCCCCGATCCGGTGCGCAACAGCGACTACACCGCTGCACTGGGCGCCACGCTGCATCGGCCCGCGCTGCTACCGGTGCCCTCGATCGGCCCGCGGCTGCTGCTGGGCGAGCAGGGCGCCCGTGAGCTCGCCGAGGCCGACCAGCGGGTGCTACCGGCAAAGCTGCAGACGCTGGGCCACCGGTTCCGCCACCGGACCGTCGACGACGCGCTGGCCCACCAACTCGGCCACGACCCCGCACCCGGGGTGCTCTGA
- a CDS encoding phage holin family protein — protein sequence MLIVALVLAVIGLAALVTAVVTSNELVAWVCIAASVLGVILLIVDAIRERSHKEPAAEPEPADEPAIAYSDEDVVDSTYSTFDADYPAEDLPEELSEELPAEEHPDEVVSEDPESDLPSDDEPELPEPAEEAAVHPVDEADEARSADEAEEAESADEAGETAKADEDSEHR from the coding sequence ATGCTGATCGTTGCGCTGGTACTGGCGGTGATCGGCCTGGCGGCCCTGGTCACCGCGGTCGTCACCAGTAATGAGCTGGTCGCCTGGGTGTGCATCGCGGCCAGCGTCCTCGGGGTGATCCTGCTGATCGTCGACGCGATCCGGGAGCGCTCGCACAAGGAGCCGGCTGCCGAGCCCGAGCCGGCCGACGAGCCGGCGATCGCCTACTCCGACGAGGACGTCGTGGACTCGACGTACTCCACGTTCGACGCCGACTACCCGGCCGAGGACCTGCCCGAGGAACTGTCGGAGGAGCTCCCCGCCGAGGAGCACCCGGACGAGGTGGTCTCCGAGGACCCGGAGTCCGACCTGCCCAGCGACGACGAGCCCGAACTGCCGGAACCGGCCGAGGAAGCTGCCGTCCACCCGGTCGACGAGGCCGATGAGGCACGGAGCGCCGACGAGGCTGAGGAGGCGGAGTCTGCCGACGAGGCCGGGGAGACGGCCAAGGCCGACGAGGACTCCGAGCACCGCTGA
- the wag31 gene encoding DivIVA-like cell division protein Wag31 — protein sequence MPLTPADVHNVAFSKPPIGKRGYNEDEVDAFLDLVENELTRLIEENSDLRQRVSELDQELASARAGGGVPQPTQAIPLYQPEPEPEPAPAPAPQPAPAPSPSVSEEQAIKAARVLSLAQDTADRLTGTAKAEADKLLADARANADQILSEARHTAETTVADAKQRSEAMLADAQTRSETQLRQAQEKADALQADAERKHSEIMGTINQQRTVLEGRLEQLRTFEREYRTRLKTYLESQLEELGQRGSAAPVDSGAATDGGAFNQFNRGNN from the coding sequence ATGCCACTTACACCGGCCGACGTGCACAATGTGGCGTTCAGCAAGCCACCCATCGGCAAGCGCGGCTACAACGAGGACGAGGTCGACGCCTTTCTCGACCTGGTGGAGAACGAGCTGACCCGGCTGATCGAGGAGAACTCCGACCTGCGTCAGCGGGTCAGCGAACTCGACCAGGAGCTGGCCTCGGCCCGTGCCGGTGGCGGCGTCCCGCAGCCCACCCAGGCGATCCCGCTATACCAGCCCGAGCCTGAGCCGGAGCCCGCACCGGCCCCCGCACCGCAGCCGGCGCCCGCGCCGTCGCCGTCGGTCAGCGAGGAGCAGGCCATCAAGGCCGCCCGGGTGCTGAGCCTGGCCCAGGACACCGCCGACCGGTTGACCGGCACGGCCAAGGCCGAGGCCGACAAGCTGCTCGCCGATGCGCGCGCCAATGCCGACCAGATCCTCTCCGAGGCACGGCACACCGCCGAGACCACCGTCGCCGACGCCAAGCAGCGTTCCGAGGCGATGCTGGCCGACGCGCAGACCCGGTCGGAGACCCAGCTGCGGCAGGCCCAGGAGAAGGCCGACGCCCTGCAGGCCGACGCCGAGCGCAAGCACTCCGAGATCATGGGCACCATCAACCAGCAGCGCACCGTGCTGGAAGGCCGGCTCGAGCAGCTGCGCACCTTCGAGCGCGAGTACCGGACCCGCCTCAAGACCTACCTGGAGTCTCAGCTCGAGGAACTGGGCCAGCGCGGCTCGGCGGCGCCGGTCGACTCCGGTGCGGCCACCGACGGCGGCGCGTTCAACCAGTTCAACCGGGGCAACAACTAA